The Armatimonadota bacterium DNA segment GCGCGCCAGCAGCTCGCTGTCGGTGTACACCTCTACGGCATCTGCACCCAACGCACGTGCCTCCTCCAGCGCGCGAATCAGCGCACGGTATTCAGCAACGTTGTTGGTGGTCTCCCCGATGGATTCGCTAATCTCTTTCAGCGGTTCGCCAGTGTCGTTGCACAGCAGCACGCCGATACCCGCCTTGCCCGGGTTGCCCCGCGATGCGCCGTCGATATACAGTTTCATAGTCCCAGCTCGTCCGCGATAGTAGACATGGCGTGGATGACGTTTTGCACGTGCTCGTCGAATGGCACGCCAATCTCCTCTGCCCCTTTGAGCAACTCCTCGCGGCTGACCGCGCGCGCAAAGGCTTTATCTTTCATCTTCTTGCGCACCGCCGCCACATCTACCTCTGCCAGCTTCTTGTTCGGGCGCACCAGAGCGACCGCCGTCACGAAACCCGTCAGCTCATCGCAGGCGAAAAGAGTGTGTTCCATGCGCGTCTGGCGCGGAATGCCTGTGTGGTCGGCGTGTGCCCCGACGGCGCGAACCACCTCTTCCGGGTAGCCTTTCTGCCTCAATATCTCCATGCCCACGAAGGGATGCTCCTCTAGCGAAGGGTGCTGTTCATAGTCCAGGTCGTGCAGCAGCCCGGTGATGCCCCACAGTTGCTCGTCCTCGCCCCAGAGCCGGGCGTAGTAGCGCATACACGCCTCCACCGCCAGTGCATGGCGGCGCAGGTTTTCGGATGGGGTGTACTCGCAGAGTAAAGCCCATGCTTGTTCGCGATTCACGGTGTACCTCCTTCGGCTGAACAAACTCCGCGCATGCCAAGTTTACTCTATCCTGACCTCACCCCAGTGCGCCCAGTCCCAGCCGTAGTTGCCCAGGGAATCGGTGGCCAGGTACAGCAACACCGTCTGCCCTGCCCACGGCGCGAGGGAGACCTCGAACGGTATCCATCCCTCGCCGGCGTTTACGGTTCGGTTCCACACTTCCCTGCCGTTTACCTCCACGCTGAAGCGCACGCCATCCGATTTGCCCTCCGCCCCGTCACGGATGCCGGCGCAGCCGCGCAGCGACGCACCCTGCTGGGGCAGCCGAAGCAAGAAAGCAAGGAAGGTTTTGCCATTGGGTGGGGGATGGGCAGAGAAGCCCTGTTGACGGACCCCACCGCATACTCCGGTGTCCACACTGGCGCGCAGGTCATCTACCGGTTCCTGCAGCATGCCGCCCCGCTCCAGCCCTGTGCGAAACCCCATCTGAGTCAGGTCTACCGGTGGGTTCACTGGTGCGCCCTGTGCGTAGAGCAAGGTGAGTATGGATGTGGTGGCAGGAAGAGTGAGACGGTAGCGATGGGGCGCGACCACTCGCCACGTCACCGCCGAGCCGTTCACAGATGCCCATGCAGGCAGATGCGGGGAGTAAACCTCCACCGGCATATCTTGTGCCTGATTCGCTACCACGCGCGGTCGGCTCCAAAAGCTCCAGTCAAAATCGGGCGAGGCGTTCGGACCCGGGTGCGCTTCCAGACGGAGGCGGATGCGTCGCCCACGAAACGCACCTAAATCCAGAGCGATGTGCTCCGGCGTTTTGCCGCGTACATGCCGAGTTGCCGACACGGAGGTGTTTTGCGCGAAGGCGGTGACGGTAAAGGTTACCCCGTCGCTTTTGTCGGCTGCTTCGGGCGAGGTGAAGCCCAGCCCGCTGCGGAACTCGCAGAGGCGATCGGCAGGGAGGGTAAGGGTGAACTCCAGCCAGACTCTGCCTCCAGCCTTCGTGCGCCAGGGAGGGTGCATGAAGATGCCGTCGCTGGAAGGACGCGCCACTGCACCTGTCTCATGTTCCACGAGGTATCCTGGCATCCGCTTGCCCAGTCCCTGTCTATCCACCACACAGTGGCTCACGTTGCCCCGCTGTTTCCACAGTTCAGCAATCACCACCTCGCGCGGTTCAAAGACGAAGCGCGCCCATTCCCCTTCCTGCACGCCCGCGGCGGTGACCATCACCGTGTCGGGTAGCGCGTGCAGGTGCAGGGCATCCATCTTCGGTGGTTCCGGCAGCCAGGGGTAGCTGCTCATCGGGTTCAGCCCCAGTATCTGCCTGCCGTTGTAGGCGAGCCAGCCGGGTATGGAGCCGCCCACCTGCGCCCGCGTCACGCCCTCGATGCGCCGATAGACCGTTACCCAGCTGGAACCTGTCTGCGCTTCCAGACACACCCCGCTCTTCTCCTGCCGGTAGCGGGCGAGGCGACCATCGGCTGTGCGATAAAGAAAGAGCGTACTTTTATCCCACAGGGCAGGGGAGAAATCGGGCAGGGGGCGGTTTGCCTGAAACCACTGCATCTCCTTCCACAGCGTCCGCATCGTCGCGTTGGGCTGCGATATCTGCTGTGACCAGGGTCCCGCCAGAGTAGGGAGCACCCCCGTTCGCTCGTACGCGGTGCGCCAGGCGACATAGTAGTCCCACATCACCGGATTGGTCATGCCCAGGTAGCCGTATAGCATCGTATGCGGGGTCAGCAGCGAAGAACTCACCGGATGCGCCATACGCACGGCATCCATATCCCACTGGGTGTCGGCGTGGTTGATTCCCCAAACGTGGCGCTGTGCGAAGCTCTCGTAGCGGAAGGAGATTTCGTTCAGCCCCTCGCCGGAGAGTGCCACATCGGGCAGTGCCTCAACCAGCTCACGGTGCAGGGCGATGTTTCCTTGCATACTGTTCATGCCGTCTATCAATCCGTTGGCAT contains these protein-coding regions:
- the rnhA gene encoding ribonuclease H; protein product: MKLYIDGASRGNPGKAGIGVLLCNDTGEPLKEISESIGETTNNVAEYRALIRALEEARALGADAVEVYTDSELLARQINGLYGVHSSHLQPLFHRARALLRLFKSASVQHIPRSRNQIADRLAKAAAAGNKISPAGV
- a CDS encoding HDIG domain-containing protein, encoding MNREQAWALLCEYTPSENLRRHALAVEACMRYYARLWGEDEQLWGITGLLHDLDYEQHPSLEEHPFVGMEILRQKGYPEEVVRAVGAHADHTGIPRQTRMEHTLFACDELTGFVTAVALVRPNKKLAEVDVAAVRKKMKDKAFARAVSREELLKGAEEIGVPFDEHVQNVIHAMSTIADELGL